In the Rhodospirillaceae bacterium genome, one interval contains:
- a CDS encoding ABC transporter permease → MTAFLFRRAGQAALVMILVAASAFILFNYVGDPVNNLVGQEASFEDRQALRDRLGLNDPAPVQFVRFVGNALTGEFGISYRMQRPVSDLIAERLPATVELVLASALFSLLLGIPLGVYTAIHREGIISRLVLSVSLVGVSLPTFVIGIGLIYLFSVSLGWLPSFGRGETTMIGGWSTGVLTIGGLKALILPAVTLGLFQMTFIQRLVRAEMIEVLGTDYIRTARAMGIPSARIHYVYAFKNTLLPVITVIGLKLGELIAFSIVTETVFQWPGLGLLFIQAVAFADIPIMAAYLIMVALVFVVINLAVDVLYAAIDPRLRSRADDAS, encoded by the coding sequence ATGACAGCCTTTCTCTTTCGACGTGCCGGTCAAGCTGCGCTGGTGATGATTTTGGTCGCCGCCTCGGCTTTTATTCTGTTCAACTACGTTGGCGATCCGGTCAACAATCTGGTTGGCCAGGAAGCCTCTTTTGAAGATCGTCAGGCGTTGCGTGATCGCCTGGGCTTGAATGATCCTGCCCCGGTGCAGTTTGTAAGATTCGTCGGCAATGCGCTCACCGGAGAATTTGGCATCTCCTATCGCATGCAGCGACCGGTGTCCGATCTCATCGCCGAGCGTTTGCCGGCGACGGTCGAGCTTGTTCTGGCCTCAGCGTTATTTTCTCTCCTGCTAGGGATTCCCCTTGGTGTGTACACCGCTATTCATCGGGAGGGGATCATCAGCCGTTTGGTGTTGTCTGTGTCTTTGGTTGGGGTGTCCTTGCCCACTTTTGTCATTGGCATTGGGCTGATTTATTTGTTCTCGGTATCCTTGGGGTGGTTGCCGTCTTTTGGCCGTGGCGAGACCACGATGATTGGCGGCTGGTCGACGGGGGTGCTGACCATCGGGGGTCTTAAGGCGCTGATTTTGCCCGCGGTCACGCTTGGCTTGTTTCAGATGACGTTTATCCAACGTCTGGTGCGGGCCGAGATGATTGAGGTGCTCGGCACAGACTACATTCGCACCGCCCGGGCCATGGGGATTCCCAGCGCGCGCATTCATTATGTCTATGCGTTCAAGAACACGCTGCTCCCGGTCATCACGGTTATTGGCCTGAAACTGGGTGAGCTGATTGCGTTTTCCATTGTCACCGAAACCGTCTTCCAGTGGCCGGGCCTAGGTTTGTTGTTCATTCAAGCGGTTGCCTTTGCCGATATTCCCATCATGGCCGCGTATCTAATTATGGTGGCGTTGGTGTTTGTGGTGATCAACCTTGCCGTCGATGTCTTGTATGCGGCCATCGACCCGCGCTTGCGCAGTCGCGCGGATGACGCGTCATGA
- a CDS encoding ABC transporter permease, whose amino-acid sequence MTETTSQNSPAPTDAVWFSFWRSPVALATSGLLITFVIAAVCAPLLAPQNPFDPINLNLMNAFLPPAWTASGDPSFLLGTDDQGRDLFSAILYGSRISLTVGLAAVAFAATLGVTVGLIAGYAGGWVETLLMRLADVQLTIPALLIALMVDGLSRALLSPERHDEIALYVLIFAIGIADWPQYARVVRSATLVQKQSGYVTQAKLIGASSPAIVFGHVLPNVMTSVLVLATLGLALAIIAEATLSFLGVGMPPTTPSLGTLIRIGNDFLFSGEWWITLFPSLTLVVLALSVNLLGDWLRDALNPRLR is encoded by the coding sequence ATGACGGAAACCACATCTCAAAATAGTCCAGCGCCAACAGATGCTGTTTGGTTTAGCTTTTGGCGCAGTCCGGTCGCGCTCGCAACGTCCGGTCTGTTGATCACGTTTGTCATCGCAGCGGTCTGCGCGCCTCTCTTGGCCCCACAAAACCCGTTCGACCCCATCAATCTGAATTTGATGAACGCCTTCCTCCCTCCCGCGTGGACAGCGTCCGGCGACCCTTCGTTTTTACTAGGCACGGATGATCAGGGCCGCGATTTGTTCTCTGCCATTTTGTACGGCAGTCGCATCTCGCTGACTGTGGGTCTGGCGGCTGTCGCTTTTGCGGCCACGCTTGGCGTGACGGTGGGTTTGATCGCGGGGTATGCCGGGGGGTGGGTTGAAACGTTGCTCATGCGCTTGGCAGATGTGCAGCTCACTATTCCCGCGTTGCTGATTGCGTTGATGGTTGATGGCTTATCCCGGGCGCTGCTCTCGCCTGAACGCCATGATGAAATCGCGTTATATGTTCTGATTTTCGCCATCGGCATTGCGGACTGGCCGCAATATGCCCGTGTCGTGCGCTCTGCGACTCTGGTGCAAAAGCAATCGGGCTATGTTACCCAAGCCAAATTAATTGGCGCCTCAAGCCCGGCCATTGTGTTTGGTCATGTGTTGCCCAACGTCATGACGTCTGTGCTTGTCCTTGCGACTCTTGGTCTGGCTCTGGCGATCATCGCTGAAGCCACGCTTAGTTTTCTGGGTGTTGGCATGCCGCCCACCACGCCGTCTCTTGGGACGCTCATTCGCATCGGCAATGACTTTTTGTTTTCCGGCGAATGGTGGATTACGCTGTTTCCCTCGTTGACACTGGTGGTGCTGGCCTTGTCTGTTAACTTACTTGGCGACTGGTTGCGCGATGCCCTCAATCCGCGGTTAAGATAA
- the asnB gene encoding asparagine synthase (glutamine-hydrolyzing) — protein MCGLAGFVGSGDEDILRAMTATLVHRGPDGEGYYRDHHAPVFLGHRRLIVLDPIGGSQPMWDAEGTVAVVFNGEIFNHRHLRKELEAGGHYFTSDHSDTEVLVQGWKAWGPDLFLRLDGQFAMAIYDRTGSTVTLARDRFGEKPLYYAIKPDTIAFGSELTTVLEHPVFSNNSVSKTALQKFFAYGFFPAPYTLYDGISKLEPGHFVSIDAISLTTEKRCYWRFSLGDKATPDGSAKDWAEELSTLLSEAVNSRLESDVPLGLFLSGGIDSSAVLACAAENRSPDTLNTFAIGFRETSFDESPWAEEMALRVGSTHHVEICDLDAAQSHLPGILSALDEPQGDPSIFPTRLLCDFARKHVTVALSGDGGDELFAGYDPFRVLSRAALYNRYVPRPVHDAIKHLAGWLPRSEANMSFDFILKRGLRGLKHPPSQWNPRWLGALTPDELSDLFQEPVSAEDLYSEAIAAWDACPSDSVVDKTLDFYTRFYLPDGILTKTDRASMAVGLEVRSPFLANGVADFAQRLPADVKLKGRTTKWILKQALKDRLPSDILYRKKKGFGIPLARWLTQMEPPEKTIPHTNTDWLNQRWQSHKNGQRDDRAALWCWMAVSQHRTRSS, from the coding sequence ATGTGCGGGTTAGCGGGATTCGTCGGCAGCGGCGACGAGGATATTCTGCGTGCGATGACCGCAACACTGGTTCATCGCGGACCGGATGGTGAGGGATACTATCGCGATCATCACGCCCCCGTTTTTTTAGGCCACCGGCGCCTCATCGTCTTAGACCCTATCGGTGGTTCCCAACCCATGTGGGATGCAGAAGGAACTGTGGCGGTCGTCTTTAATGGCGAGATTTTTAACCACCGGCACTTGCGAAAAGAGCTGGAAGCGGGTGGGCATTATTTTACGTCAGACCATTCGGACACTGAAGTTCTGGTCCAGGGGTGGAAAGCCTGGGGTCCAGATCTATTTCTGCGCTTAGATGGTCAGTTTGCCATGGCGATCTATGACCGGACCGGAAGCACCGTAACCTTGGCAAGAGATCGCTTTGGTGAAAAGCCGCTGTATTATGCAATCAAGCCAGATACGATCGCCTTTGGATCTGAACTGACAACAGTTCTGGAGCATCCGGTCTTTAGCAACAACAGCGTCTCGAAGACGGCGCTGCAAAAGTTTTTCGCCTACGGATTTTTCCCTGCTCCCTATACCCTTTACGACGGCATCTCAAAATTAGAACCCGGACACTTTGTAAGTATAGATGCGATATCACTGACGACAGAGAAGCGCTGCTACTGGCGTTTTAGTCTTGGTGACAAAGCCACGCCGGATGGCTCTGCGAAAGACTGGGCGGAGGAACTCAGCACGCTTCTCAGTGAAGCTGTCAACTCCCGCTTAGAATCAGACGTGCCCCTCGGTTTGTTTCTGTCCGGCGGCATTGATTCCAGCGCCGTTCTAGCCTGTGCAGCCGAAAACCGCTCACCTGACACTTTGAACACTTTTGCGATTGGTTTTCGCGAAACAAGTTTTGATGAATCGCCGTGGGCCGAAGAGATGGCTTTGCGCGTTGGCAGTACACATCATGTTGAAATTTGTGACCTGGATGCGGCACAGAGTCATCTGCCAGGTATTTTATCGGCCCTAGACGAACCGCAGGGTGATCCCTCCATTTTTCCAACACGGCTGTTGTGCGATTTTGCCCGTAAGCATGTCACCGTCGCCCTATCAGGAGATGGCGGCGATGAATTGTTTGCGGGGTATGATCCGTTCAGGGTTTTATCACGGGCTGCACTCTACAATCGCTACGTCCCGCGCCCTGTTCATGACGCGATAAAGCATCTCGCAGGCTGGCTGCCACGATCCGAGGCCAACATGAGTTTTGATTTTATTCTCAAGCGCGGCCTGCGGGGTTTGAAGCATCCACCAAGTCAATGGAATCCGAGATGGCTTGGAGCATTAACACCCGATGAACTCAGTGATCTGTTTCAAGAGCCGGTGTCCGCAGAAGACTTGTACAGCGAGGCCATCGCAGCCTGGGATGCCTGCCCAAGCGATAGTGTGGTCGATAAAACTCTAGATTTTTACACACGATTTTATCTGCCCGATGGAATCCTCACCAAAACAGACCGCGCCAGCATGGCAGTTGGATTAGAAGTACGCAGTCCTTTTCTGGCCAACGGCGTTGCAGACTTTGCCCAGCGTTTGCCAGCTGACGTTAAACTCAAGGGCCGCACGACCAAGTGGATTCTAAAACAGGCTTTAAAAGACCGGCTGCCTTCAGATATTTTGTACCGTAAGAAAAAGGGATTCGGCATTCCGCTGGCACGATGGCTGACCCAGATGGAGCCACCTGAAAAAACGATCCCTCATACCAACACAGACTGGTTGAATCAAAGATGGCAAAGTCACAAGAACGGGCAGCGTGATGACCGTGCCGCACTGTGGTGCTGGATGGCTGTGTCTCAACATCGCACCCGATCATCATGA
- a CDS encoding glycosyltransferase family 2 protein, with product MSNLISVIIPLFNEEDNVAPLCEALTPALDNLDRPYEVIFVDDGSTDGTADKLMEIATGNAHFKVLSFKRNVGQTPAMMAGIDHAKGAVIVPMDGDLQNDPADIGKLLAKLDEGYGVVSGWRKNRHDAFWTRVLPSRVANAIISWVSGVHLKDYGCTLKAYRRDVLEDFRLYGEMHRFVPIYAYWQGAKIAEVPVNHRARERGDSKYGLSRIFKVLLDLLVVKFLTQYDAKPIYIFGAVGFGFFGVSLFAGLWALYLKWFDATPFVATPLPLLFTLGFITGVMCILMGLLAEVMVRVYYESQGKRQYTVRKSLNMVLDP from the coding sequence ATGTCCAATCTCATATCTGTCATCATTCCGCTGTTCAATGAAGAAGACAACGTTGCACCTCTGTGTGAAGCGCTGACGCCTGCCTTGGACAATCTTGACCGGCCTTATGAAGTGATTTTTGTCGACGATGGGTCAACGGATGGCACCGCCGACAAGCTCATGGAAATTGCGACCGGCAATGCGCATTTCAAAGTCCTCAGCTTTAAGCGCAATGTCGGTCAAACCCCCGCCATGATGGCGGGAATTGACCATGCCAAGGGGGCCGTTATCGTACCCATGGATGGCGACCTTCAGAATGACCCGGCTGATATTGGAAAGCTGTTGGCGAAACTTGATGAGGGATATGGGGTGGTGTCTGGGTGGCGTAAAAACAGACACGACGCCTTTTGGACCCGGGTTTTGCCCTCACGGGTGGCCAACGCGATCATCTCCTGGGTATCCGGCGTGCACCTCAAAGATTATGGCTGCACCTTAAAAGCCTATCGCCGGGACGTTTTGGAAGATTTCAGATTGTATGGCGAGATGCACCGCTTCGTACCGATTTATGCCTATTGGCAAGGGGCTAAAATCGCAGAGGTGCCCGTTAACCATCGCGCCCGGGAGCGCGGAGACTCAAAATACGGCTTAAGCCGTATTTTTAAAGTTTTACTAGACCTCTTGGTGGTCAAGTTCCTGACCCAATACGATGCCAAGCCGATTTACATTTTTGGCGCAGTCGGGTTTGGATTTTTTGGTGTTTCTTTGTTCGCTGGACTTTGGGCGCTGTATCTAAAGTGGTTCGATGCCACACCGTTTGTTGCAACGCCCTTGCCGCTTTTGTTTACGCTCGGCTTCATCACCGGCGTGATGTGCATCCTGATGGGACTCCTCGCCGAAGTGATGGTGCGCGTTTACTACGAATCGCAAGGCAAGCGGCAGTACACGGTTCGAAAAAGTCTCAACATGGTCCTCGACCCATGA
- a CDS encoding TauD/TfdA family dioxygenase codes for MRVAPLSDVCGAEVTDLNCGGDLDDTDFNAIQQAFLGHSVLVFRDQNLTPEQHIAFSKRWGDLKGHILTQYLLPGYPTVLVVSNKKDAEGQPVGIEDAGRYWHTDVSYDDTPPMGSLLYGLEVPPEGGDTLFASQYLAYENIPETLKTQIAPLKARHRFNYVQIQSTEGSTRKPLTEEQKAQLTGAVHPVVRTHPETGRKALYVNPGFTEAVMNVAERESQTLLDTLFGYATDNAVVYRHKWKPHDLVLWDNRCVMHHATPYPEGTTRHMHRTTVAGTIPV; via the coding sequence ATGCGTGTAGCTCCTCTTTCAGATGTTTGTGGTGCCGAAGTTACGGACCTTAATTGTGGTGGCGATCTCGACGACACTGACTTCAATGCCATTCAGCAGGCGTTTCTAGGTCACTCGGTTTTGGTCTTTCGCGATCAAAACCTGACACCAGAGCAGCACATCGCATTTTCTAAGCGTTGGGGCGATCTCAAAGGCCACATTCTCACCCAGTACCTCTTGCCCGGGTATCCGACGGTGTTGGTCGTTTCCAACAAGAAGGATGCCGAAGGCCAACCCGTCGGCATCGAAGATGCGGGGCGCTACTGGCATACGGATGTCAGCTATGATGACACGCCGCCGATGGGGTCTTTGCTGTATGGGTTAGAAGTTCCGCCCGAAGGGGGCGACACATTGTTCGCCAGTCAGTACCTAGCCTATGAGAATATTCCGGAGACTCTCAAAACGCAGATAGCGCCTTTGAAGGCGCGGCATCGTTTTAATTATGTTCAAATTCAATCCACGGAAGGCAGCACGCGCAAACCGTTAACAGAGGAACAAAAAGCGCAGTTAACGGGCGCCGTCCATCCTGTTGTGCGGACTCACCCAGAGACAGGCCGCAAAGCGCTTTACGTTAATCCCGGCTTTACAGAAGCCGTGATGAATGTCGCGGAACGGGAAAGTCAGACCCTGCTCGATACTTTGTTTGGTTATGCCACGGATAACGCAGTGGTCTACCGGCATAAATGGAAACCGCATGATCTTGTGCTGTGGGATAATCGGTGTGTCATGCACCACGCGACCCCCTACCCAGAGGGCACAACGCGCCATATGCATCGCACCACGGTTGCTGGAACGATCCCCGTTTAA
- a CDS encoding ABC transporter substrate-binding protein: MRHIIFAFILLFAAQPAVAENGVRWAAQGDAITLDPHAQNEGMTLATAQQVYEPLVNRAETMALTSALALSWRLMEDPTVWEFKLRPGVMFHEGQPFTADDVVFTFERALKPTSDMKDIIGTVREAVAIDPYTVHIKTDGPNPILPQQITDIFIMSRSWAEANQVTEPQDTASGQETYAVRHANGTGPFILELREPDVRTVLVRNPNWWGLSEPDPHNIDRIIFTPISNAATRVAALLSGELDFVLDTPVQDLARMRRTPGLSVQSIAEVRAIFMGLDTGRDELRSSDVKGKNPFADIRVRQAMNMAIDREAIVQRIMRGMAEPAGMLLSPGIGGYTAEIDALPPLDPDRARALLAEAGYADGFSVTLDCTNDRYMNDEAICQAVVGMLARIGVRVRLDAKSKTLHFPKIQNNETDFYLLGWGSGTMDSHYHLDFLAMPDRVWNRTGLNDPELFAMINAIATETDLPKRDAMIDEAWLRLKADEVYIPLHHQGLAWAMKNRLSLPIQPDNQPQFRLARVAP; encoded by the coding sequence ATGCGTCATATCATTTTTGCATTCATTCTTTTATTTGCTGCACAGCCTGCCGTGGCTGAAAATGGTGTGCGGTGGGCGGCACAGGGCGATGCCATTACGCTTGATCCGCATGCGCAGAACGAAGGTATGACGCTGGCCACCGCGCAGCAGGTTTATGAGCCCCTGGTCAATCGTGCGGAAACCATGGCTCTCACGTCGGCGCTGGCTCTGTCCTGGCGTTTGATGGAAGATCCCACCGTTTGGGAATTTAAACTCCGACCGGGCGTGATGTTCCACGAGGGCCAGCCTTTCACGGCCGATGATGTGGTGTTCACCTTTGAGCGCGCGTTGAAACCTACATCCGATATGAAAGATATTATCGGCACCGTACGTGAAGCGGTGGCGATTGATCCGTACACGGTTCACATCAAGACCGATGGCCCCAATCCGATTTTGCCACAACAAATCACCGACATTTTCATTATGTCGCGCAGTTGGGCCGAGGCAAACCAAGTGACGGAACCTCAAGACACAGCCTCCGGCCAGGAAACCTATGCCGTGCGTCACGCCAATGGCACGGGACCATTCATACTGGAGCTCCGTGAACCGGATGTGCGCACGGTGTTGGTGCGAAATCCAAACTGGTGGGGTTTGTCCGAACCCGACCCCCACAACATTGACCGCATCATTTTTACCCCGATCTCAAACGCCGCCACGCGCGTTGCGGCGCTGTTGTCTGGCGAGCTTGATTTTGTGCTTGATACGCCGGTGCAAGATCTTGCCCGCATGCGCCGCACGCCTGGTTTGTCTGTGCAGTCGATTGCTGAAGTCCGTGCCATTTTTATGGGCCTGGATACGGGCCGTGATGAACTCAGGTCGTCTGACGTAAAAGGCAAAAACCCCTTTGCCGATATCCGCGTCCGCCAAGCCATGAACATGGCCATAGACCGTGAGGCCATTGTCCAACGCATTATGCGCGGCATGGCGGAACCGGCCGGTATGCTGCTCTCGCCCGGAATCGGCGGGTATACGGCTGAGATCGATGCGCTTCCGCCTTTAGACCCAGACCGTGCCCGCGCTTTGTTGGCCGAGGCCGGATATGCCGATGGGTTTTCCGTTACGCTCGATTGCACCAATGACCGGTACATGAATGACGAAGCCATTTGTCAGGCGGTGGTGGGGATGCTGGCGCGCATCGGTGTGCGTGTGCGCTTAGATGCCAAGTCCAAGACGCTGCATTTTCCCAAAATCCAGAATAACGAGACAGACTTTTATCTGCTTGGGTGGGGCTCCGGCACCATGGACAGTCACTACCATCTAGATTTTCTCGCCATGCCAGACCGGGTTTGGAATCGCACGGGGCTGAACGACCCCGAGCTGTTTGCCATGATTAATGCCATCGCCACCGAAACCGATTTGCCCAAACGCGATGCCATGATCGATGAAGCCTGGCTGCGGCTGAAAGCGGATGAAGTTTACATTCCACTGCATCATCAGGGCTTGGCTTGGGCCATGAAGAACCGTCTCAGTTTGCCCATCCAGCCCGACAATCAACCGCAGTTCCGGCTGGCCCGGGTCGCGCCTTAA
- a CDS encoding MFS transporter has protein sequence MNRSLFDFSGLRQAFAIRNFALYTAGNTSSLIGMWVQRLAVGWLMWELTQSGAWLGAIAIAEFLPIIVLTPLGGVVADRFNRLKISMIAQVFACGQASALWLLTLTGHISPEILVALMAVGGVTNAMNQAARVTLVVNMVPREVMSTAIAISSIIFNVARIIGPAIAGLIIATADIAWAFLFNAVSYAALIAALAMIKIPPVKDSVAPSASYFKDLMEGARFTFTHTGVAAIIALTAVNSIFARPLIDLLPGFAGEVFESGPQGLAILTSAMGVGAICASIWLAQRGRLRGLTGIVFVGVLINGAAVCVFALSTNLWTGALLLAISGFTQACTGTGTQTLIQSAVDDRLRGRVMSVWLVIGRGGPALGAMAMGTLAEFVGFGPPLFTGALVTLVTAAVVLPRRKTLAGSLERVAQD, from the coding sequence ATGAATCGTTCCCTGTTTGATTTTTCCGGCCTGCGTCAAGCCTTCGCCATTCGCAATTTCGCGCTGTATACCGCTGGCAACACATCGTCACTGATTGGCATGTGGGTGCAACGGCTGGCGGTGGGCTGGCTGATGTGGGAACTGACGCAATCGGGGGCCTGGCTTGGCGCCATTGCCATTGCAGAGTTTCTACCAATCATTGTTTTAACGCCTTTAGGCGGCGTGGTGGCGGACCGGTTTAACCGTCTGAAAATTTCCATGATTGCCCAGGTGTTTGCCTGCGGACAGGCGTCAGCGCTGTGGCTGTTGACGCTGACGGGGCATATTTCGCCAGAAATTCTGGTGGCTCTGATGGCTGTTGGTGGCGTGACCAATGCCATGAACCAGGCGGCCCGCGTCACCCTGGTGGTGAATATGGTGCCGCGCGAGGTGATGTCGACGGCCATCGCCATCAGCTCGATCATTTTCAACGTCGCACGCATCATCGGACCAGCGATTGCCGGGCTTATTATCGCGACCGCTGATATTGCCTGGGCGTTCCTGTTCAACGCTGTATCCTATGCGGCACTGATTGCCGCTTTGGCGATGATTAAAATACCGCCCGTGAAAGACAGCGTCGCGCCCAGCGCCTCTTACTTTAAAGACCTGATGGAAGGGGCTCGCTTCACCTTCACGCATACCGGAGTCGCCGCGATTATTGCGTTGACCGCGGTGAACTCGATTTTTGCCCGCCCTTTGATTGACCTGTTGCCGGGATTTGCGGGCGAAGTGTTTGAATCCGGACCACAAGGCTTAGCGATTCTGACGTCTGCAATGGGCGTCGGGGCCATCTGCGCCTCGATCTGGTTGGCGCAACGCGGACGACTGCGGGGTTTGACCGGCATCGTCTTTGTCGGCGTGCTGATCAACGGGGCCGCCGTGTGTGTGTTTGCCTTATCGACAAATCTATGGACGGGGGCACTGCTTCTGGCGATATCAGGGTTCACCCAAGCCTGCACGGGGACGGGAACGCAAACGCTTATTCAGTCTGCTGTGGATGACCGATTGCGCGGCCGTGTGATGAGTGTGTGGCTGGTCATCGGACGCGGCGGACCTGCCTTGGGCGCGATGGCCATGGGGACACTGGCTGAATTTGTTGGCTTTGGGCCACCGTTATTTACCGGTGCTTTGGTGACTCTAGTCACAGCGGCCGTCGTCCTGCCACGCCGGAAAACGCTGGCGGGGTCCTTAGAGCGGGTAGCGCAAGACTAA
- a CDS encoding S8 family serine peptidase, giving the protein MVPRQTAAILGFFACFLPILGFAQEPLSEIRARIAARGEATVLVTMVIEETPAIGATVLSGRSGEPGRVVTPRDRLDRVRESIATARNDLQGSLAARGIAMQRTYSNLPFFVTTVDETGLERLLREPGIESITLNRARKVNRDIASKIYVSDEDAAALRTTNSLATSEQIATERAQRNVVAASVAADGPGLAATPSLDTSVTYINADQLWAQGITGSGQAIAILDDGIDANHDMFAGKIVAEACFSDTFDSADESLCANGLNSQIGFGSARLCPIGTTVCEHGTHVAGIAAGNDQTGSVRRRGVAYNANLIPIQVFTTVNDTDACDGEDSCELSYDSATVAALNHLIDLSGTIAIAAANMSLGAELTDTACDSNVHKTAIDTLRSLGILTAIAAGNAEAVGSVENPGCISTALTVSSVIVSAPDASVNQAPMVDVLAPGVAIVSATPNNTYSSFTGTSMATPHAAGAIALLKSAKPTATADEIETALKNTGTLKSLSTWTWTTPLIDVAAARTALDGGSSSSATVSGRVVSGVFASTRTKAQSNIRFYNTNVTAGTVTVDVVDDLTGDVAGTYTRNIPGGASLQVSMETIENNATPQITPLEGNTQSYSLHVSATFVGYVQHVLWNPSGASLTNLSGCGNGLADSVRDIGNVHTSLIAGYPSYVQVYNAGSTAAAPTFTVTDARDGSSLGNFTLSSEIAPNTTAYVYVSDLVEFFGGTPDSGQFHLNLELLASFQGFAQHIVDNEGGGVLTNMTAKCDL; this is encoded by the coding sequence ATGGTCCCCCGTCAAACAGCCGCAATTCTAGGGTTTTTTGCCTGTTTTTTGCCCATTCTGGGCTTTGCACAAGAACCCCTTTCTGAGATTAGAGCGCGAATCGCCGCACGTGGCGAGGCAACCGTGCTGGTCACCATGGTGATAGAAGAGACACCAGCCATTGGTGCAACAGTGCTATCCGGCAGATCTGGTGAGCCAGGCCGGGTGGTCACCCCGCGTGACCGGCTGGACCGCGTTCGCGAGTCCATTGCGACGGCTAGAAATGACCTGCAAGGCAGTCTGGCGGCGCGCGGCATCGCCATGCAGCGCACCTACAGCAATTTGCCCTTCTTCGTAACGACCGTAGACGAAACCGGATTGGAGCGATTGCTGCGCGAACCGGGCATTGAAAGTATTACCCTGAACCGCGCCCGCAAAGTGAACCGCGACATTGCGTCAAAAATCTATGTGTCTGATGAAGACGCGGCGGCTTTAAGAACGACAAACAGCTTAGCAACATCCGAGCAAATCGCGACGGAGCGCGCCCAACGCAATGTTGTCGCCGCTTCTGTTGCCGCAGATGGGCCAGGATTGGCCGCAACACCCTCTTTGGACACATCGGTTACTTATATCAACGCCGATCAACTGTGGGCCCAGGGTATTACAGGCAGCGGGCAAGCCATTGCCATTCTGGACGATGGTATTGACGCCAACCATGACATGTTCGCCGGCAAGATTGTCGCGGAAGCGTGTTTTTCCGACACCTTTGACAGCGCTGATGAGTCCCTCTGTGCCAATGGCTTGAACAGTCAGATCGGTTTTGGCTCAGCCCGCCTATGCCCAATTGGCACAACCGTTTGCGAACATGGCACGCATGTAGCTGGCATCGCCGCCGGCAATGATCAAACTGGGTCCGTCAGGCGGCGCGGCGTCGCGTATAACGCCAATCTCATACCGATCCAGGTGTTCACGACGGTGAATGACACGGATGCCTGTGACGGCGAGGATTCCTGCGAATTGTCTTATGACTCTGCGACGGTAGCTGCCCTGAATCATCTTATTGATCTGTCAGGCACCATAGCTATTGCCGCCGCCAATATGAGTTTGGGCGCAGAGCTAACTGATACGGCGTGTGACAGCAATGTGCACAAAACAGCAATTGATACCCTGCGCAGCCTTGGCATTTTAACTGCTATCGCGGCCGGGAACGCAGAAGCTGTTGGTTCCGTTGAAAATCCGGGCTGCATTTCCACAGCACTGACTGTGAGCTCGGTGATTGTCAGTGCACCAGACGCTTCTGTAAACCAAGCGCCAATGGTTGATGTGTTGGCCCCCGGCGTGGCAATTGTCTCGGCGACGCCAAACAATACGTATTCGTCATTTACCGGAACCTCGATGGCGACCCCGCATGCCGCTGGGGCTATCGCCCTATTAAAGTCAGCCAAGCCCACAGCAACAGCTGATGAGATTGAGACCGCCTTAAAAAACACGGGCACCCTCAAAAGCCTGTCGACGTGGACATGGACGACACCGCTTATTGATGTCGCTGCCGCGCGCACGGCCTTGGACGGGGGCAGTTCCAGCAGCGCTACGGTGTCGGGCCGGGTTGTCTCTGGCGTTTTTGCAAGTACGCGCACCAAAGCGCAAAGCAACATCCGGTTTTACAACACCAACGTGACGGCGGGCACAGTCACTGTAGATGTGGTGGATGATCTGACTGGCGATGTTGCTGGCACCTACACGCGGAATATTCCGGGCGGTGCCTCCCTGCAAGTGAGTATGGAAACTATTGAAAACAATGCCACACCACAGATCACACCTTTAGAGGGCAACACACAAAGCTATTCTTTGCATGTCAGCGCCACTTTTGTTGGCTATGTGCAACACGTGCTGTGGAACCCATCAGGCGCGTCATTGACCAATCTATCCGGGTGCGGCAATGGCTTGGCCGATTCCGTGCGCGATATCGGCAATGTGCACACATCTCTTATTGCGGGGTATCCGAGCTATGTTCAGGTTTACAACGCTGGCAGCACGGCGGCGGCACCAACGTTTACGGTAACAGATGCGCGTGACGGCTCATCCTTGGGGAACTTCACGCTGAGCAGCGAAATTGCGCCAAACACAACCGCTTATGTGTATGTGAGCGACCTGGTGGAGTTTTTCGGTGGCACACCAGACAGTGGCCAGTTCCACCTGAACCTGGAACTCCTGGCGAGCTTTCAGGGCTTCGCGCAACATATTGTCGACAATGAGGGCGGCGGCGTTCTGACCAACATGACCGCAAAGTGTGATCTATGA